The Campylobacter hyointestinalis subsp. hyointestinalis nucleotide sequence GTAAATTTGATACTGCTCCAGTTTGCCGCGCCCGTTCCTCCATCTCCTCCGCTTATCACTATCTTGTCGGCGTAACACTTCGCAACTCCAGCAGCTATAGTTCCTACTCCAGCACTCGAAACAAGTTTGACTGCGATAACCGCTCTAGGATTTATCTGCTTAAGATCAAAGATAAGCTGAGCAAGGTCTTCTATACTATAGATATCATGATGAGGCGGTGGCGATATGAGAGTAACGCCAGGAGTCGTATAACGAAGCGTAGCTATAAGCCCAGTTACTTTATATCCCGGAAGTTGTCCGCCCTCGCCCGGTTTTGCACCTTGAGCAAGCTTGATCTGAATTTCATCTGCACTTGCAAGATACTCAGGTGTTACGCCAAATCTTCCACTAGCGATCTGTTTTATACGTGAGTTTGCCGCACTTTTTAGTCTATCTTCAGCCTCTCCGCCCTCGCCTGAGTTGCTCATAGCTCCTAGTTTATTCATAGCTAAAGCTAATGTTTCGTGCGCTTCTGGAGATATAGATCCAAGGCTCATAGCAGCACTATTAAAACGCTTTAAAATGTTACTGATAGGCTCGACTTTATCAAGACTGATAGGCTCACGATCGCTTTTGATATCCAAAAAGTCCCTTATCATCTTTTTACCGCGATTTAAAACCGCATCTCTTACTTTAGCAAAATCATTCATATCCGCAGTTACACTGGTTTTATGAATTTGATTTATGATAAATGGCGTATAATCGTGGAATTCGTCTTTATCAAGGTATTTATAAAAGCCACCAAGTTTTAAAGGCAACAGATGATTTGTATAGTTAAAAGCTTCTTTGTGATACTTAAGAACTCTATTTTCTATATCTTCGTAGCCAAGACCGGCTATAAGAGCAACCGAAGGAGAAAAACACTCATCTACTATATTTTGACTAAGACCTAAGATATCAAATAAAGCCGAATTTTTATAGCTTCCGACTGTAGAAATTCCCATTTTTGACATAGTTTTTAGAAGTCCTGCATTTAGCGCGTGATGGATATTTTTAAGTCCGGCTTTTATATTTGTACTATCTTGCGATCTCAAAATCTCATAACCGCTGGCAAAAAGCAAATACGGATAAACAGCGCTTGCACCGTAGCTTATCATCATAGCAGAGCTATGAGAGTCTAACAACTCACCGCTTACGGCGATGATACTGACTTTGTATCTAATACCTTCTTCTATCAAGGCTTGATGGACTCTACCTACTGCCATAGCCATAGGGATGGCGGCATTTTTCTCATCTAGCCCTCTATCGTCTAGTATGATGATATGGATACCGTTATTTACGGCATTTATGACATCATAAACAAGATCTTCTAAACTGCCTTTTAAATTCTCGCTAAATAATGTACTAAAAGTTTGATTTTTAAATTCACTTTGATATCTGGGACTAGACTCGTCACCAAAGCTCTTTAGAACTTCAAACTTTTCTTGCATAAGGATAGGAGATATCGTTTTTATACGCTTTGCATGTAGCTCACTCTCTTCAAGGAAATTTCTATTTTCGCCAAAAGTCACGTTTAAGCTCATTACTACCATTTCACGAAGTGGATCGATAGGCGGATTTGTTACTTGAGCAAATTTTTGTTTGAAAAAGTCGCTAAATCTCCTTTGATGCTCACTAAATGCAGCCAAGCTCGTATCATCCCCCATAGAACCAGTTGCTTCTTTACCGCTAGTTAGCATTGAGTTTAAGATCATCTCTTTAAATTCATTAGTTACGCTAAAGTTTCTTTGCATCGCGTGTAAATTTGGTAACTCGTAGTCACTGTAGCTTTCAAAAGGCACTTCTACGAATTCTTCAAGATGTATCATATTTTCATTTAGCCATTTAGTATAGTTTTGGCTATTTTTGATATAGTCGTTGATCTCGTCGTTTTTCATAATCTTACCATACTTTAGATCTAGCCCTATCATCTGACCGCTTTGAAGTCTGCCACGCTCTTTGATACTTTCTTCATCTATATCAAGAACGCCATACTCGCTAGATATCAAAACTCTATTGTCTTTTGTTATGATGTATTTTGCTGGACGAAGACCATTTCTATCCAAACAACAAGCTATAAATCTACCGTTTGTAAAAGATACTGCAGCTGGTCCGTCCCAAGGAGCGAAGTTTGGGCTCGTGTATTCATAAAACGAACGAATTTTTGCATCCGTATAAGGGCTATTTTGCCAAGGTGCAGGCACTACAAGCCGAACAGCTTTGAAAAAATCCACATCGTTCTCTATCAAAAACTCAAACATATTATCTAAGCTTGCGCTATCGCTTCTATCACTTTTTGTGATAGGAAGCATTGTATTTAGCTCTTCAGTGGTAAATACACGACTTTTTAGACATTTTTCTTGAATACTCAAATTTACACGGTTTGAGCTGATAGAGTTTATCTCTCCGTTGTGAGCGATAGTACGAAATGGCTGCGCTAAACGCCATTTTGGAAGTGTATTTGTAGAAAACCTCTGATGAAATAGAGCAAAACTTGTCGTAAAATCAGGATCGTTCAAGTCTTTGAAAAAAGTCTTTATATAAGTAGGCATAATAAGACCTTTATACACTATGACTTTATCTGAAAATGAACATATATAAAAGTCGTCATCTTCTTGCAGTGTTTTTTGGATCTCGCGTCTAGCTAGATAAAGTAATGATTTAAAATACTTTTTGGCGATTATGGTATTTGGCGTGATAAAAAACTGAACTATCCTAGGAAGAGTTTCAAGAGCCAACTTTCCAAGTGCGTCTTCATTTATAGGAACTTCTCTTTTTAGGATAACTTTTAGATCGTTTTTTAGACAGATCTCTTCAAATTTATCTATATGCTCTTTGGTTTTTAGAAAAACCATAGCCACGCCAAATTGCTCAGGAAGCGATACTCCATAAGCCTTTGCGGATTTTTTCATAAAATTTACGGGCATAGAAAAAAGCAGTCCGCAACCATCACCGCTTTTACCATCGCTGGCTATAGCCCCTCGGTGCATCATACGCTCAAGTGCAGTTATGGCGTCGTTTGTATTTTGATAGCTAGGAATATTATTTAAATTTGCTAGCAAGCCAAACCCGCAATTGTCTTTGAAAGAGTAAAGCCTATCCATATTGTTCATATTCGCCCCTTTTTTAAATTCAAAAAATTGCGAAATATTACCAAAAAAATACTTAAAATTTACTAAATATGATAAAATCGTTATTTAAAATTTTTATATATCTTATTTTTACTTAAAAATAAATAAAATAGTATTTTATTCTATAATTTTACACCAGAGAAGCTCATCATTATCAAATTTTGTAGTGTGAAGTATATGGATCTTTAGATCTAAGCTTATATTTTTACCAGATTTAAACTCGTTTGATCTATATATCAAAAGCCATTTTATTCTTTTATCTAAATTTGAAAGTGCGTTTCCACCTCCTTCGTACATAACAAATTTACGCTCAAAAGCAGGGTCTAAACTACTTGAAATCTCAACATTTCTATCTTTTACGCTAAATAAAGGAATGCTTTTATCAAAGTCCTTGCTATGAGAATATACTAAAATATCAGGATCCACGCCACCGCTTATGAGTCTAGTATCAAGAGTAGGCAGATCGGTTCTAACACTATTTCCACCGATGATGAGCATATCTACTAAAGATCTTAGTTTATGAGTGTGAGTACGGCTTAAAAGATTTGATATCGTGCCGCCACTCGCGACTCCATTTTGGCTAAGAGCTATCTTAAAAAATGTAAAATTTCCATTGCTCCAAGTCCAAAACGGCTCTAAAAGTGAATCCGCTTCACTCTTACAAACTCCTAGTTTTGTTTGAATTCCGTGTTTTCTTAGTATGTCTTCACCACCGCTTGCTTGCTTACTAGTATCTTTTGCGCCTATAACAACTCTTTTAAATCCAAGTTTGCTTAAAAGCATAGCACAAGATGGAGTGCGTCCTTGATGAGAACAAGGCTCAAGCGTTACATAAGCCACCATATCTTTGAGCAAATTTGAGTGATTTTGTAAAATAAAATCATAAATTTCATTTGCATTTTTAAGACGTCCTAAACTATTTACGTAATCACTATTTATCTGACAAAGCGCTGATTTTACGGCATTTAACTCGGCGTGAGCGTTTCCTGCTTTTTCGTGTGCTTCTATAGCGAGTATCTCGCCACTGCTTGAAACTATGACGCATCCAACCGCTGGATTTGGGTAAGTAAGGAGCTGAAACTCCCAAGCTCTGTTTATAGCTAAGCTCATATAAAATTCATCACACATTTTTTATCTCTTTTTTTCTAGTTTTTATTATTATAATTTATTAATGATTAAAAAGCTATAGTAGATGGGAAATTTAATTTTTATATGATATTTATTGTAACTTATATAAATTTTGCTTACTTTGTTTTAATAATTTGTCAAATTTAAGCATTACTATAAGATAAGATTTTGGTTTTTATTTTTTCAATTATATAAAGTTTTCATATCTACTGGTCATAATTTTTCATATAGAATATAATAAAAATATCTTGTATATTCGGCAAAGAAATTATTTCTGTATTTTGTAAATAAATAATGAAATATTACTTTTTCTATTTTTAATACTAAAAAATATAAATATATGTTATAATTGCACTCAAAAATTTAAAGGTGTAGTTCATGGAATATATACTTGATTGCGAGAACAATGACGGATTAAAAAAATATTTTATAGCAGAAACAAAACGAAACGCGCTACCGATAATTGTAAAATGCAACGGAGCTATATTTAAAGTAAAGAAATATATAAAAGCTTCTAAGAGTATAAAGAAAAGTAAAATAGTAGAAAAAGTCTATAACGGCTTTTTCTATGATGTGTGTGCGTTAAACGTGAATAAGTGGCAAGAAGTAGAATGGTAATCACCACTCTATATATGTTTTTGCCTTTTTGATATCTACAAATTTTATATCGTTAGAAACCCCATCTATATCTACAGTAATTTTATCATCAGTAGCAGATAAAACCTTACCTTTTAGCTCACTTTTATCATTTAAGCTTATTTTTACCAGCTCGCCGACGCTAGCTTTAAAATGCTCTATTTTGCTAAGTTTTCTTTCGATTCCTGGACTTGAAACTTCTAAAACCCAGTCTCCACTAACTGGAGGCATAACATCATAAATAGGCGAAAGTAGTCTGCTGACGGCTTCGCAATCATCTAAATTTACACCACCGTTTTTTGTGATATACACTCTAAATATAGTCCTGCCATTATCGTTTGCTATTTCTGTGTCATATAAATTTACACCGCATCCAGAAACTAAAGCTGCTAAATCCGTCATTTGTTACCTTTTTGTAGTTCGCTTGAGATCTTATCAAAAACCTTATCTATACGGTTTTGATACTCTAGTCTATCATCAAATTTAAAATGAAAATTCGGAGCTCTATACCAACCTTCAGCCGCTATACAATGATTTTGAATATGCTTACACACTCTTTTTAAATGACTAAGAACATAAGCTTGTTCTTTTTCATCAAGCATCATTTTATCAAGATACACAAAAGCGTCATATCTACCTTTTTTACACTCAACATCAGTAACGCAAAG carries:
- the rbfA gene encoding 30S ribosome-binding factor RbfA — its product is MNAAEVKRLRTESILKELIPEALSTLEDAYLKGLCVTDVECKKGRYDAFVYLDKMMLDEKEQAYVLSHLKRVCKHIQNHCIAAEGWYRAPNFHFKFDDRLEYQNRIDKVFDKISSELQKGNK
- the gltB gene encoding glutamate synthase large subunit gives rise to the protein MDRLYSFKDNCGFGLLANLNNIPSYQNTNDAITALERMMHRGAIASDGKSGDGCGLLFSMPVNFMKKSAKAYGVSLPEQFGVAMVFLKTKEHIDKFEEICLKNDLKVILKREVPINEDALGKLALETLPRIVQFFITPNTIIAKKYFKSLLYLARREIQKTLQEDDDFYICSFSDKVIVYKGLIMPTYIKTFFKDLNDPDFTTSFALFHQRFSTNTLPKWRLAQPFRTIAHNGEINSISSNRVNLSIQEKCLKSRVFTTEELNTMLPITKSDRSDSASLDNMFEFLIENDVDFFKAVRLVVPAPWQNSPYTDAKIRSFYEYTSPNFAPWDGPAAVSFTNGRFIACCLDRNGLRPAKYIITKDNRVLISSEYGVLDIDEESIKERGRLQSGQMIGLDLKYGKIMKNDEINDYIKNSQNYTKWLNENMIHLEEFVEVPFESYSDYELPNLHAMQRNFSVTNEFKEMILNSMLTSGKEATGSMGDDTSLAAFSEHQRRFSDFFKQKFAQVTNPPIDPLREMVVMSLNVTFGENRNFLEESELHAKRIKTISPILMQEKFEVLKSFGDESSPRYQSEFKNQTFSTLFSENLKGSLEDLVYDVINAVNNGIHIIILDDRGLDEKNAAIPMAMAVGRVHQALIEEGIRYKVSIIAVSGELLDSHSSAMMISYGASAVYPYLLFASGYEILRSQDSTNIKAGLKNIHHALNAGLLKTMSKMGISTVGSYKNSALFDILGLSQNIVDECFSPSVALIAGLGYEDIENRVLKYHKEAFNYTNHLLPLKLGGFYKYLDKDEFHDYTPFIINQIHKTSVTADMNDFAKVRDAVLNRGKKMIRDFLDIKSDREPISLDKVEPISNILKRFNSAAMSLGSISPEAHETLALAMNKLGAMSNSGEGGEAEDRLKSAANSRIKQIASGRFGVTPEYLASADEIQIKLAQGAKPGEGGQLPGYKVTGLIATLRYTTPGVTLISPPPHHDIYSIEDLAQLIFDLKQINPRAVIAVKLVSSAGVGTIAAGVAKCYADKIVISGGDGGTGAANWSSIKFTGNPWELGLIEAHNALKVNNLRSNVHLQTDGGLKIGADIIKAALLGAESYAFGTLALVILGCKVLKICHLNRCSEGVATQDPALRDKFVGSVDRAVNYFTLLAEDVRLELAKMGYESLDDIIGRNELLVPNSSKFDLSELTRVVPGDNKSSGKKNEPFDKNEFEKSVLKEIYKTIQNPGERVVVDKKICNQNRSFGTLISGEIAKFYGNKGLASQTIRINLNGIAGQSLGAFLASGMAIYLKGSANDYVGKGMNGGRIVIAPNDPQNYFAVAGNTCLYGATGGKFFASGIVGERFCVRNSGATAVVEGVGDHACEYMTGGVVAILGETGINFGAGMTGGIAFVWDEKREFIDKLNQELVIALRIDTDELDEVRHFFKRLLKVYYNETKSVRAKYILDNFRDTIREFWMVKPKDMTKLPLNPAEGD
- the rimP gene encoding ribosome maturation factor RimP, which produces MTDLAALVSGCGVNLYDTEIANDNGRTIFRVYITKNGGVNLDDCEAVSRLLSPIYDVMPPVSGDWVLEVSSPGIERKLSKIEHFKASVGELVKISLNDKSELKGKVLSATDDKITVDIDGVSNDIKFVDIKKAKTYIEW
- the ribD gene encoding bifunctional diaminohydroxyphosphoribosylaminopyrimidine deaminase/5-amino-6-(5-phosphoribosylamino)uracil reductase RibD, yielding MCDEFYMSLAINRAWEFQLLTYPNPAVGCVIVSSSGEILAIEAHEKAGNAHAELNAVKSALCQINSDYVNSLGRLKNANEIYDFILQNHSNLLKDMVAYVTLEPCSHQGRTPSCAMLLSKLGFKRVVIGAKDTSKQASGGEDILRKHGIQTKLGVCKSEADSLLEPFWTWSNGNFTFFKIALSQNGVASGGTISNLLSRTHTHKLRSLVDMLIIGGNSVRTDLPTLDTRLISGGVDPDILVYSHSKDFDKSIPLFSVKDRNVEISSSLDPAFERKFVMYEGGGNALSNLDKRIKWLLIYRSNEFKSGKNISLDLKIHILHTTKFDNDELLWCKIIE